TTTTCGATAGTTAATCTATCTATTTCCTTTTCACACACCAAATTTAAAACCTTAATTTTAGAAATCTGATCTGAATTTAAATCCAGCTTTTTCTCCATCCACTCTGTAATTACATCGGCCCGTTTTTCTGCCTTGGTAAAACTTTTAGCATTAGCAGTAAAACTTAAAATCACAAACAGTAGAATCAAACTTTCTCGCACAAATTTCATAAATCTCCCTTTTAATTCTATACCTATTAACAATTTTTAAAACGTATTTTATCGAAAATTGTTCTATTAAAGCTCAGAAATTTATAAAATATTAGAGAGAACAGCAAATTACCACCTCTTTAAAACTTTGTTTTAAAAGTATTACTTCTTTAGTTTAAATACATCCAAATAATATATTTTACTTGCTATTATTTAAAAAATAATTAATAATTTGGGCATCCTTTTCTATCGATTCTGTAGTAGTATTATTTACTATCCGATACAGAAAAGATAATTTACCAGAATTTGTGAAGTTGAACTAAATAAACTAGAAGAAAATGAAATCGATAGATATATATACAAACACAAAAGCTTTAATATTCGACTTAGACGGAACTCTTGCCGATACAATGCCAATTCATTACGATGCATGGAGTAAAACAGCTAAAGTTATGGGTATTAATTATAGTCAGGATTTTTTGTCTAGTTGTGCAGGCATGCCATCTGCTAAAATTATCGAATTACTTAATAAACAAAACAACCATTCTATTGATCCGCAAGAATTCTCCGCTTTAAAAGAAGAATTTTTCGCAAAGGAAATGCATAAGATAACAGAAATTAAACCTGTTACTGATCTTGTTTACAAATACCATAAAAAAATGCCCATGGCTGTAGGTACTGGTGGTAAAAGAAACATTGCCGAAGAAACTCTTAAATTATTGGGACTAGATAAATACATACCAATACTTGTAAGTGCCGACGATGTAGAAAATCACAAACCAGAACCAGAAACTTTTTTAAAGTGTGCCAATTTAATGGGTATTGCTCCAAAAAACTGCCAGGTTTTTGAAGATGGATTATTAGGAATACAAGCAGCCGAAAAAGCAGGAATGATGGTTACCGATGTAACTCCTTTTTACTAAATCAATAAAATCAAATCATGCTTAAAAAATTATTTTTCCTTGTTCCTTTAGCTCTATTCATTTATTCCTGTAATGTTGAAAAAAAGGAATATACGGTAGCCTTTTACAACGTAGAAAATTTATTCGACACAATTAACGATCCCATTAAATGGGATGATGATTTTACTCCTGAAGGAAAACTAAAATTTACTGCCGAAAGATACTCTAAAAAACTAGAGAAGCTTTCCTCTGTTTTATCTGCTATAGATACTCTTAATTTACCTTCCATTATTGGATTATGCGAAGTAGAAAACAGAACTGTTCTTGAAGATTTAATTTCTCAGGATAATTTAAAAAGTGGAAATTACGCTATTGCTCATTCCGAAAGTCCAGACAAAAGAGGTATTGACTGTGCCCTTTTGTATAAAAAAGATGACTTTCAGTATTTAAATCACGAAGTAATTAACATTCAATTTCCCTGGGAACCCAATTATAAAACCAGAGACATTCTTAATGTAACCGGAATAATGGGAACTGACACATTACATATTTTTGTAAACCATTGGCCATCGAGACGAGGTGGACAGGAAAAATCTGAAAAAAACAGAGTTTTTGTAGCAAAACAGCTTAAAAAAGCAGTAAATAAAATACAAAGTAAAAACGAACATGCTAAAATCATTATCATGGGCGATTTTAACGATGAACCTAACAATGTTTCGGTTACCAATACATTACTTGCAACCAACAATAAAGAATCTAAAAAAGCTAGCGACTTATACAATTTAATGTATGATTTACAGGCCAACGGAAAAGGTAGTTACAACTATAGAGGCAATTGGAATATGCTTGATAACTTAATTATTTCCAAAGAACTAATTTATGCCTCGAACGGACTAAAAACCAATTACAGTGCAGGTAAAATATTTTCAGAACATTGGATTTGCTACAAAACTAAAAATGGCGAATATGCTCCAAACCGTACTTATGTTGGACCTAAATATTACGGAGGTTACAGCGATCATTTCCCTGTTTATTTTAAACTTGAGAATTAAATCTAATTTTTAATTAACATACGCCGGTTGCTAATAGCAGCCGGTTTTTTTATTGTCAAAATATTTCTTCATTCGTATTGTTTATCTATTTTAGCAACTAAGATAAAAACGATTCATAAGTGCTGCATGAAATTTAAAATAGAATCTAAATTTAAACCTACAGGAGATCAACCTACTGCTATCGAAGAATTAGCAAAAGGGCTAAATGAGGGAAATCCTTTTCAAACATTACTTGGGGTTACTGGTTCTGGTAAAACATTTACCATAGCCAATGTAATAGAAAAAGTACAGCGCCCTACCCTGGTCTTAAGTCACAATAAGACTCTTGCGGCACAATTGTATGGAGAATTCAAAAATTTTTTCCCAAACAATTCTGTCGAATATTTCGTTTCCTATTACGATTACTATCAGCCCGAAGCATATTTACCAGTTACAGGAACTTACATCGAAAAAGATCTTTCTATTAATGATGAGATTGAAAAATTACGCTTAAGCGCCTCCTCAGCCCTTTTGTCGGGCAGAAAAGATGTTATTGTAGTTTCATCTGTTTCCTGTATTTATGGAATTGGTAATCCTGATGATTTTCATGCTAATGTTACCATAATAAAAAAAGGACAGCTAATTTCTCGAAACAAACTACTTCATTCTTTCGTTGATGCTTTATATTCTAGAAATGAAATAGAATTCGACCGGGGAAATTTCCGGGTAAAAGGAGATACAATAGATATATATCCTGCTTACGCTGATTTTGCTTATCGCATTATTTTTTGGGACGATGAGATTGATGAAATCTACTCTTTTGATCCTTTAAACGGATCGAAATTAGATTCTTATGATCGAATCACTATTTATCCAGCTAATATTTTTGTAACCAGTAAAGATCGGGTACAACAGGCCATACATCAAATTCAGGATGATATGGTAGCGCAAGTTGCCTTCCTCAAAGACATAGGCAAACACCTGGAAGCAAAAAGATTAGAAGAAAAAGTTAATTTCGATTTAGAAATGATCCGCGAATTAGGTCATTGTTCGGGTATTGAAAATTACTCGCGATATTTCGATGGCCGAAAAGCAGGAACACGTCCTTTCTGCCTTATGGATTATTTTGCAGACGATTTTCTTGTGGTAATCGACGAAAGTCATGTTACAATTCCACAGATTAGAGCAATGTATGGTGGAGATCATTCCCGAAAAATAAATCTGGTAGAATATGGTTTTCGATTACCTTCGGCATTAGACAATAGACCTTTAAAATTTGAAGAATTTGAACAGATTGCTAAACAAACCATCCACGTAAGTGCAACTCCTGCCGATTACGAACTTGAAAAATGTGAAGGCGTGGTTGTAGAACAGGTAATCAGACCAACAGGACTGCTCGATCCTGAAATTATTATCCGCCCAAGCTTAAATCAAATTGATAATTTAATTGCTGAAATTAATACCCGAACAGAAATTGATGAAAGAACACTGGTAACCACTCTAACCAAAAGAATGGCTGAAGAGCTTTCTGAGTATTTTACAAATCTAAATATTAGATGTCGTTATATTCACTCCGATGTTGATACACTAGATCGGATTAAAATTATGGAAGAACTTCGAAATGGAGTTTTTGATGTTTTAATTGGTGTAAACCTGTTGCGAGAAGGTCTGGATTTACCAGAAGTATCGCTTGTAGCTATACTAGATGCTGATAAGGAAGGTTTCTTGCGATCAACCCGTTCATTAACACAAACTGCGGGGCGTGCTGCCCGAAACGTAAATGGTAAAGTAATTATGTATGCC
This genomic interval from uncultured Marinifilum sp. contains the following:
- a CDS encoding beta-phosphoglucomutase family hydrolase, producing the protein MKSIDIYTNTKALIFDLDGTLADTMPIHYDAWSKTAKVMGINYSQDFLSSCAGMPSAKIIELLNKQNNHSIDPQEFSALKEEFFAKEMHKITEIKPVTDLVYKYHKKMPMAVGTGGKRNIAEETLKLLGLDKYIPILVSADDVENHKPEPETFLKCANLMGIAPKNCQVFEDGLLGIQAAEKAGMMVTDVTPFY
- a CDS encoding endonuclease/exonuclease/phosphatase family protein → MLKKLFFLVPLALFIYSCNVEKKEYTVAFYNVENLFDTINDPIKWDDDFTPEGKLKFTAERYSKKLEKLSSVLSAIDTLNLPSIIGLCEVENRTVLEDLISQDNLKSGNYAIAHSESPDKRGIDCALLYKKDDFQYLNHEVINIQFPWEPNYKTRDILNVTGIMGTDTLHIFVNHWPSRRGGQEKSEKNRVFVAKQLKKAVNKIQSKNEHAKIIIMGDFNDEPNNVSVTNTLLATNNKESKKASDLYNLMYDLQANGKGSYNYRGNWNMLDNLIISKELIYASNGLKTNYSAGKIFSEHWICYKTKNGEYAPNRTYVGPKYYGGYSDHFPVYFKLEN
- the uvrB gene encoding excinuclease ABC subunit UvrB, with the protein product MKFKIESKFKPTGDQPTAIEELAKGLNEGNPFQTLLGVTGSGKTFTIANVIEKVQRPTLVLSHNKTLAAQLYGEFKNFFPNNSVEYFVSYYDYYQPEAYLPVTGTYIEKDLSINDEIEKLRLSASSALLSGRKDVIVVSSVSCIYGIGNPDDFHANVTIIKKGQLISRNKLLHSFVDALYSRNEIEFDRGNFRVKGDTIDIYPAYADFAYRIIFWDDEIDEIYSFDPLNGSKLDSYDRITIYPANIFVTSKDRVQQAIHQIQDDMVAQVAFLKDIGKHLEAKRLEEKVNFDLEMIRELGHCSGIENYSRYFDGRKAGTRPFCLMDYFADDFLVVIDESHVTIPQIRAMYGGDHSRKINLVEYGFRLPSALDNRPLKFEEFEQIAKQTIHVSATPADYELEKCEGVVVEQVIRPTGLLDPEIIIRPSLNQIDNLIAEINTRTEIDERTLVTTLTKRMAEELSEYFTNLNIRCRYIHSDVDTLDRIKIMEELRNGVFDVLIGVNLLREGLDLPEVSLVAILDADKEGFLRSTRSLTQTAGRAARNVNGKVIMYADKITKSMQETIDATNHRREKQLAYNIKKGITPQQIVKSKESIIDHDKNEQAKAYSGPESVEIAADPIVQYMSKESLEKSIEKTKKAMQKASKEMDFLQAAQYRDEMYKLQKQLEEKK